The Planctomycetota bacterium DNA segment CTCCAGGGGGACCCACTGGTCGCGTCGCCACAGGAGCGTCACTTCGCCGTAGATGCCGCCCTCCAGGTAAATCCGGTGGGCGTTGTCCTTCGTTGTCGCCAGCACCAGGCGCGACGGCGCGATGTAGCCCGGGTCGAGGTTCACCGGCCTGAGGACGGGCCACTCGCGCGAGGCGGCGATTGTCTGCTCGACCTGGTTCGTCAGGCGCTTGATGGTGGCCAGGCGGTCCGGGGGGATGAGTTCGGCGAACGAGAGAAAACCACGAAGCAACGGCTGGCCCATCTCGTCGCGGTAATATTCGGTGAACTCGTGGGCCCAGAGGTCGCTTCTCAGGTCCACGGGGCCGAGGACCTGGACGAGACGGGCCTCGGCCTCGGCCAGCGCGCCGGGATAGGCCGACAGCATGCCGACGAAGAGTTTGACGGGTTCGGCGTGGCGGATTTCGCCCATGGCAAGAATGATGATACGACGCTCCGCGCGGACGTGCCAAGCCAAATCCCGCGCGGTGCCGGGGCTCTTGGCACAGCCCGTGCATGACCGCGACCTTCCGCCTTCGCCCTTCGGGCTTCGGCGGACAAGTACGGTCGCGGCTCGAAAAGCGTGCGAGCGGTCGTTCGAGCCGCCCGCGTTAGCGGGCGGTCATGTTCCCCCACCGCCGAGCGCTAAGCGCCTCGAAGCACCGGCGGAAGGTTTCGTATGCGGCCGCGTCGTAAAGG contains these protein-coding regions:
- a CDS encoding DUF4416 family protein, translating into MAWHVRAERRIIILAMGEIRHAEPVKLFVGMLSAYPGALAEAEARLVQVLGPVDLRSDLWAHEFTEYYRDEMGQPLLRGFLSFAELIPPDRLATIKRLTNQVEQTIAASREWPVLRPVNLDPGYIAPSRLVLATTKDNAHRIYLEGGIYGEVTLLWRRDQWVPLEWTYPDYRTPDYHEFFTRVRGRLLENRPHGKHPAGKNAP